The following proteins are co-located in the Dyadobacter chenwenxiniae genome:
- a CDS encoding maleylpyruvate isomerase N-terminal domain-containing protein, with amino-acid sequence MIETVHLFPVLDQKLIELLKSLSYDDWHKTTVARLWSVKDVASHLLDGNLRTISGSRDNYNVPPDREINSYGDLVLFLNKLNNDWVNATKRLSPAVLIDLLESTGREYSLIMSEQDLEREAKFAVAWAGEQTSKNWFHIAREYTEKWHHQQQIREATGKQGIITEQLYYPFIDTLLRGLPHTYRDVDAKTGTAIAINVGVDTPFLRFLVKKADGWKIENEFAGEKNALLTIPPAIAWKLFTKALKPEEAEADIIIEGDANLAKIALNLIAVMA; translated from the coding sequence ATGATAGAAACAGTCCATTTATTCCCTGTCCTTGACCAGAAATTAATTGAATTACTAAAATCACTTTCGTACGACGATTGGCATAAAACCACCGTAGCGAGGTTGTGGAGTGTAAAAGACGTGGCTTCGCATCTGCTGGACGGAAACCTGCGGACCATTTCAGGATCTCGCGACAATTATAATGTTCCGCCCGACCGCGAGATCAATTCCTACGGAGACCTGGTGCTATTTCTGAATAAGTTGAACAACGATTGGGTGAATGCTACAAAACGGCTTAGCCCTGCGGTTTTGATTGATTTGCTGGAAAGCACCGGCAGGGAATATTCGCTCATTATGTCAGAGCAGGATCTGGAAAGGGAAGCAAAATTTGCCGTGGCCTGGGCTGGCGAGCAAACGTCCAAAAACTGGTTTCACATAGCACGAGAATACACGGAAAAGTGGCATCATCAGCAACAGATACGGGAGGCAACGGGCAAGCAAGGCATCATTACCGAACAACTTTATTACCCGTTCATCGACACATTGCTGCGCGGTTTGCCCCACACTTATCGAGACGTAGACGCGAAGACCGGAACGGCGATCGCAATCAATGTTGGCGTGGACACGCCTTTCCTTAGATTTTTGGTAAAAAAAGCCGACGGATGGAAAATTGAAAATGAGTTTGCCGGTGAAAAAAATGCACTGCTGACCATTCCTCCCGCAATCGCCTGGAAACTATTCACCAAAGCTCTTAAACCGGAGGAAGCGGAAGCGGATATTATCATCGAGGGCGATGCAAACCTGGCCAAAATTGCCTTAAACCTGATCGCTGTGATGGCTTAA
- a CDS encoding peptidase, protein MTYCLGIKVKEGLVALADTRITAGTNTTVKKKMYVTQKDNYSLFIMTSGLRSVRDKAVHYFEELISEGVVYNKLYKAVNAFGEQIKRVAEEDRASLERAGLKFNLNTIVGGQLKDDAEHKLFLLYSEGNWVELDEGSPYVIIGNSGQGKAILNRVLNGESTMKQALKAGFLSFDSTRVSNNDVDFPIDVVLYKKDSFKIVEHRYEKKDLEQISDIWADKLKQALDDIPEEWMDQSFEKIV, encoded by the coding sequence ATGACTTATTGTTTAGGAATAAAAGTAAAAGAAGGGCTCGTCGCACTGGCCGACACCCGCATTACAGCAGGGACCAACACGACTGTAAAGAAGAAAATGTATGTGACGCAAAAGGACAACTATTCCTTGTTTATCATGACGAGCGGATTGCGTTCGGTACGCGATAAAGCGGTTCATTATTTTGAAGAACTTATCAGCGAGGGCGTTGTTTATAACAAACTTTACAAAGCCGTAAATGCTTTTGGAGAACAAATTAAGCGCGTTGCAGAGGAAGACAGGGCTTCATTGGAACGTGCCGGTTTAAAATTCAATCTCAACACCATTGTGGGAGGGCAATTGAAGGACGACGCAGAGCACAAGTTGTTTTTGCTTTATTCCGAAGGCAACTGGGTCGAACTGGATGAGGGATCTCCTTACGTGATCATCGGTAACTCCGGACAGGGAAAAGCGATCCTGAACCGCGTCCTGAATGGCGAGTCAACGATGAAGCAGGCTCTGAAAGCGGGTTTCCTGTCTTTTGATTCGACGCGTGTGAGTAACAATGATGTGGATTTTCCGATTGATGTAGTGCTTTACAAAAAGGACAGCTTTAAAATTGTTGAGCACCGTTATGAGAAGAAAGACCTGGAACAGATTTCCGACATTTGGGCCGACAAGCTCAAACAGGCACTCGACGACATTCCGGAAGAGTGGATGGATCAGAGTTTTGAAAAAATAGTATAA
- a CDS encoding efflux RND transporter permease subunit codes for MWNKIATYIIRYRLLWIALVFVSTIFMAYEASKIELSYNFARILPANDPVEKEYQDFRKSFGEDGSVMVIGWQDPQLFEINKFRDWCKLTQRIKDTEGIKNVLSLANVYKINRNDSLRKFDVAPVIKQIPSTQAEADSIKNEIANLPIYEGLVLNSKTNATLIVVTFNDKELNSKRRLTIVSDIEAMAEEFGAKYKADLHYSGMPYIRTVNMKKISGEMELFMGLAVFVTLLILWAFFRSLRLTLLSIVVVLIGVIFSVGILHLFNYKITALTGLLPPLLIVIGVPNCVFLINKYQVELRSHNDKDEALLEMIRQIGLSTFLANMTTAIGFGVFYFTNSILLVEFGVVAAISVMATYVLCLLLLPITLHYMSVPKARHLKHLDGKWASGFLKKVDFLVHNRRKEIYMAMVVLIIISAFGMTKIKTIGYVVDDLPKKDVVYTDLRFFEKNFNGVLPFEVMIDTKKPNGIFADQAEVLYKIKAFQNEMAKFPEFSKPLSVVEASRFLYQSYRGGDAKYYALPGILELNKLTGYVQDQQGASKQLNAFVNKDKSVTRVSFQMADVGSERIKELMQKIRPKVDSIFSPAKYKVSLTGHSLVFLKSNDYLLSNLYESLLIAIVMIAIVGMVLFRSIPIILLSKLPCLIPLALTAGIMGYFGIYFKPTTILIFSITFGIASDGTVYFLTRYREELHKNGLTPSQAVTASIFGTGLSMIYTAVILFCGFSIFAASSFGGTAAMGVMVSITLLVAMCTNLILLPALLLSIAKRQGKNVRPD; via the coding sequence ATGTGGAATAAAATAGCAACTTACATTATCCGCTATCGGCTTTTGTGGATTGCATTGGTGTTCGTTTCGACGATTTTCATGGCTTACGAAGCGAGCAAAATCGAACTGTCTTACAACTTCGCCCGGATACTGCCTGCTAATGATCCGGTTGAAAAAGAATATCAGGATTTCAGGAAGTCGTTTGGTGAAGACGGCAGCGTCATGGTAATCGGCTGGCAGGATCCACAATTGTTCGAGATCAATAAATTCCGCGACTGGTGCAAGCTAACCCAACGCATTAAAGACACAGAAGGCATCAAAAATGTGCTTTCGCTTGCCAATGTTTACAAAATCAATCGCAACGACAGTCTTAGAAAGTTCGATGTCGCACCGGTCATCAAGCAAATCCCATCCACACAAGCAGAAGCGGACAGTATTAAAAATGAAATCGCTAATCTGCCAATCTACGAGGGCCTGGTCCTCAATAGCAAAACAAACGCAACACTGATCGTTGTAACATTCAACGACAAAGAGCTGAATTCCAAGCGCAGGCTAACCATTGTCAGCGACATTGAAGCCATGGCAGAGGAGTTCGGGGCGAAATATAAGGCCGATCTGCACTATTCGGGGATGCCTTATATCCGCACGGTGAACATGAAAAAGATCTCCGGGGAAATGGAGTTGTTCATGGGACTGGCCGTTTTTGTTACCTTACTAATCCTTTGGGCGTTTTTCAGGTCGCTCAGACTCACCCTGTTGTCTATTGTTGTGGTGCTGATCGGAGTAATTTTTTCCGTTGGAATTTTGCATCTTTTCAATTATAAAATCACCGCCCTTACCGGACTTCTTCCTCCATTATTGATTGTTATAGGTGTGCCAAACTGCGTCTTTCTGATCAACAAATATCAGGTCGAGCTCAGATCCCATAATGACAAGGACGAAGCATTGTTGGAAATGATCCGGCAGATTGGCTTGTCGACATTCCTGGCGAATATGACCACGGCCATTGGTTTTGGGGTTTTTTATTTTACAAACAGCATTTTGCTTGTCGAATTCGGCGTTGTTGCGGCTATCAGTGTCATGGCCACTTATGTGCTTTGCCTGCTCCTGTTACCAATTACGCTGCATTATATGAGCGTTCCAAAAGCACGCCATTTGAAACATCTTGACGGCAAATGGGCATCCGGTTTTCTCAAAAAAGTCGATTTTCTGGTGCATAACCGCCGCAAAGAAATTTACATGGCCATGGTTGTGCTGATCATCATTTCAGCATTTGGGATGACGAAGATCAAAACCATCGGTTATGTTGTCGATGACCTTCCAAAAAAGGATGTCGTTTACACGGATTTGAGGTTTTTTGAGAAAAACTTCAATGGTGTTCTGCCCTTTGAGGTTATGATCGATACGAAAAAACCGAATGGAATTTTCGCGGATCAGGCCGAAGTGCTGTACAAAATAAAGGCCTTTCAAAACGAAATGGCCAAGTTTCCGGAGTTTTCCAAACCGCTTTCTGTTGTAGAAGCTTCGCGCTTTTTATATCAATCTTACCGTGGAGGTGATGCTAAATATTATGCTTTACCCGGTATTTTGGAACTGAACAAACTCACTGGTTATGTGCAGGATCAGCAGGGCGCTTCCAAGCAACTGAATGCATTTGTAAACAAGGACAAAAGCGTAACGCGCGTAAGCTTTCAAATGGCCGATGTTGGTTCTGAGCGGATTAAGGAGCTAATGCAGAAGATCCGCCCCAAAGTTGACTCAATTTTCAGCCCTGCAAAATACAAAGTGAGCCTTACCGGTCACAGCCTGGTCTTTCTTAAAAGCAATGATTATTTGCTAAGCAACCTGTATGAAAGCTTGCTGATCGCCATAGTAATGATTGCCATTGTAGGAATGGTGCTTTTCAGGTCTATACCTATTATTTTGCTTTCCAAACTCCCCTGTTTGATTCCCCTCGCCCTTACAGCAGGTATTATGGGTTATTTTGGCATTTATTTCAAGCCCACCACCATTCTCATTTTCAGCATTACATTTGGAATTGCATCGGACGGAACGGTTTACTTCCTGACGAGATATCGCGAAGAACTCCACAAGAATGGCCTTACGCCTTCCCAGGCCGTTACGGCATCCATTTTTGGAACAGGGCTCAGCATGATCTACACAGCCGTGATCCTGTTCTGTGGCTTCTCTATTTTCGCAGCGTCGAGCTTCGGAGGAACGGCTGCCATGGGTGTCATGGTTTCTATCACCTTGCTCGTGGCCATGTGTACAAATCTCATTCTGCTGCCTGCGTTACTGCTTTCGATCGCTAAGCGGCAGGGGAAAAATGTTAGGCCCGACTGA
- a CDS encoding NAD(P)/FAD-dependent oxidoreductase produces the protein MITTDICIIGAGPVGLFAVFEAGLLKMRCHLIDALPVVGGQLSEIYPQKPIYDIPGAPGIIAEDLVKNLMIQIEEFKPGFTLGERVEALEKQEDETYIVRTNEGTVVHCKVVVIAAGLGSFEPRKPAVEKLEYFEGKGVHYMVKKPEQFRNQNVVLAGGGDSALDWTIFLADIASRVTLVHRGDTFRGAPDSAEKVFELAGKGKIDLILQSQVSSLGGNGVLKEISIVGNDKSVTTIPTDHFIPLFGLSPKLGPIADWQLGVEKSAVIVDTVDYSTNVERIYAIGDINTYPGKLKLILCGFHEAAIMMQSAFKYVYPDQKLSFKYTTVNGVNAF, from the coding sequence ATGATTACCACAGATATTTGCATTATTGGTGCCGGGCCCGTTGGTTTGTTCGCTGTTTTCGAGGCCGGGTTGCTTAAAATGCGTTGCCATTTAATTGACGCCCTGCCGGTTGTAGGCGGTCAGCTGTCAGAAATTTATCCGCAAAAACCCATCTACGATATTCCCGGTGCACCAGGCATCATTGCCGAAGATCTGGTCAAGAATTTAATGATACAGATTGAAGAGTTCAAACCCGGATTCACATTGGGAGAGCGCGTAGAAGCGCTTGAAAAACAAGAAGACGAAACATACATTGTGCGCACAAACGAAGGCACAGTCGTTCACTGCAAAGTAGTGGTGATAGCAGCGGGTTTGGGGAGTTTTGAGCCAAGAAAACCAGCAGTTGAAAAACTGGAATATTTTGAAGGCAAGGGCGTACATTATATGGTGAAAAAACCCGAGCAGTTTCGTAACCAGAACGTCGTGCTCGCCGGTGGCGGCGACTCGGCCCTGGACTGGACCATCTTCCTGGCGGACATTGCTTCCAGAGTAACTTTGGTACACCGCGGCGACACATTTCGTGGAGCTCCGGATTCTGCGGAAAAAGTTTTTGAGCTGGCGGGCAAAGGGAAAATCGATCTCATCCTGCAATCTCAGGTGAGCAGCCTGGGAGGAAACGGGGTTTTAAAGGAAATTTCCATCGTCGGCAATGACAAAAGCGTCACCACTATTCCTACCGACCATTTTATCCCTCTTTTCGGATTGAGCCCGAAACTCGGCCCGATTGCAGACTGGCAGCTTGGCGTTGAAAAATCTGCCGTTATTGTCGACACGGTGGACTACTCGACTAATGTGGAGCGGATTTATGCCATTGGTGATATCAACACCTATCCAGGTAAGCTGAAACTGATCCTTTGTGGTTTCCATGAAGCCGCGATCATGATGCAGAGCGCATTCAAATATGTGTATCCGGATCAGAAATTGAGTTTCAAATACACAACTGTTAACGGTGTTAATGCATTTTAG
- a CDS encoding IS3 family transposase, with the protein MTIHGLRQKYPLELLLDLFEIPRSNFYYHIKNSAADSKYKDARRQIRQVYDRHKGRFGYRRITMTIRKMGSNINHKTVLKLMKAMDLKSLVRAKKYRSYKGQTGKVAPNILNRDFKSIKPSQKWATDVSEFRVKDKKLFLSPIIDLFNGEIISYSLSESANFKQVTQMLKTAFKKINKPESLVLHSDQGWQYQMSEYQKMLKSKGITQSMSRKGNCLDNAIIENFFGTIKSELFYLNKYQSIDELKKDIKDYIHYYNKDRIRLNLNGMSPAQYRAHHTNR; encoded by the coding sequence TTGACAATCCATGGGTTAAGGCAGAAATACCCGCTTGAATTGCTTTTGGACCTCTTTGAAATACCCAGAAGTAATTTCTACTACCATATTAAAAATAGCGCTGCCGACAGCAAGTATAAAGACGCGCGAAGGCAGATCAGGCAAGTTTATGATCGGCATAAGGGAAGGTTCGGCTACCGTCGCATTACAATGACTATCCGTAAGATGGGCAGCAACATCAACCATAAAACGGTCTTAAAGCTGATGAAGGCCATGGACCTTAAATCGCTGGTCCGCGCCAAAAAGTACCGCTCTTACAAAGGTCAGACAGGCAAGGTAGCGCCCAACATCCTCAACAGGGATTTTAAATCTATAAAGCCATCACAGAAATGGGCAACGGATGTCTCTGAGTTCAGGGTGAAAGACAAAAAACTTTTTCTATCTCCTATTATTGATCTCTTTAATGGAGAAATCATCAGTTATAGCCTATCTGAATCGGCTAATTTCAAACAAGTCACACAAATGCTCAAAACCGCATTTAAAAAGATAAATAAGCCAGAAAGCCTGGTGCTACATTCGGATCAGGGATGGCAATACCAAATGAGTGAATATCAAAAAATGCTCAAATCAAAAGGCATTACCCAAAGTATGTCCAGAAAAGGCAATTGCCTGGACAACGCTATTATTGAAAACTTTTTTGGAACAATTAAATCGGAATTGTTCTACCTGAACAAATATCAAAGCATTGATGAGCTCAAAAAAGACATCAAAGATTACATTCACTATTACAACAAAGATAGGATCAGGCTTAATTTAAATGGAATGAGCCCGGCTCAATACCGGGCTCATCACACTAATCGTTAA
- a CDS encoding 2Fe-2S iron-sulfur cluster-binding protein: protein MINIQVEDNNGDRQDLEVPVDMGLNLMEMLKAYEYDIQATCGGMGLCATCHIAVIAGGDGLPELNDNELATLDTLPDAEMNSRLACQLRCNDEMDGLVIRIKALQEV, encoded by the coding sequence ATGATAAATATTCAGGTAGAAGATAACAACGGCGATCGTCAGGATCTGGAAGTGCCTGTGGATATGGGGCTTAACCTGATGGAAATGCTCAAAGCATATGAATACGACATTCAGGCCACATGTGGCGGGATGGGTTTATGCGCCACCTGTCACATTGCGGTCATCGCAGGCGGGGACGGATTGCCGGAACTTAACGATAACGAGCTCGCCACGCTGGACACATTGCCGGACGCAGAAATGAACAGCCGGCTCGCATGCCAGCTGCGGTGCAATGACGAAATGGATGGTCTGGTAATCCGCATAAAAGCCTTGCAGGAAGTGTAA
- the surE gene encoding 5'/3'-nucleotidase SurE: MKILVTNDDGIYSPGLAALAKIAARFGEVKVVAPDVEQSSMGHAITASRPLSYKKSPIDFDGIDAWRVNGTPADCVALGQHLWDKPDVVLSGINMGPNLGNAMWHSGTLAAAKQAVLFGMKGIALSTPTEKEPDFDALDPFVEKALAVLFENEHLNLVNVNFPPEPKGVRWTRQSVRLYDNQIVPALDPMGRKHYWFTVIPMEPAEEGTDRWAIENGFVSITPLRLDLTNEADLEKAQKAYPIS, from the coding sequence ATGAAAATTCTTGTAACAAACGACGATGGAATTTACAGCCCCGGACTCGCTGCCCTGGCTAAAATTGCGGCCCGGTTCGGAGAGGTTAAAGTAGTTGCACCAGATGTGGAACAATCATCTATGGGTCATGCAATTACGGCTTCAAGACCTCTTTCATATAAAAAATCGCCGATAGATTTCGATGGAATTGACGCATGGCGCGTAAACGGCACGCCAGCCGACTGCGTTGCACTTGGCCAGCATTTGTGGGACAAGCCGGACGTGGTTCTTTCGGGAATCAATATGGGGCCGAATTTGGGAAATGCCATGTGGCATTCTGGAACACTTGCGGCAGCGAAACAGGCCGTTTTGTTTGGAATGAAAGGCATTGCACTCAGCACACCCACGGAAAAAGAACCCGACTTTGATGCGTTAGACCCGTTTGTGGAAAAGGCGTTGGCCGTTTTATTTGAAAATGAACATTTAAATCTGGTCAATGTGAACTTCCCGCCGGAACCAAAAGGCGTTCGCTGGACGAGGCAGTCGGTCAGGTTATATGATAATCAGATCGTGCCCGCACTCGACCCGATGGGCCGGAAACACTATTGGTTTACAGTCATTCCAATGGAGCCGGCAGAAGAAGGCACGGACCGATGGGCCATTGAAAACGGCTTTGTCTCGATTACGCCGCTTCGCCTTGACCTTACCAATGAAGCGGACCTCGAAAAAGCACAAAAAGCTTACCCGATTTCCTGA
- a CDS encoding diacylglycerol/lipid kinase family protein, whose protein sequence is MKNTNLLHNPTAGDNDFSETELVKLIEAEGFKCDYSSVKEEGWDDFKTETDFLIIAGGDGTVRRVAKALMERKRLDKQYPIALLPHGTANNIATALQITGEAKEIAKTWHNEHLQPFDIGKIYGLGEDRFFLEGFGYGVFPRLMKVMSKMEDEIGDTVEQKLKTALAVLYDIVLNYEAKECRIVADGVEHSGRYLMVEVMNIRSIGPNLFLAPDADPGDGELEIVMIPETQREKFEAFVLSQINGEDEKYSFNTIKAKSVELSWGGKDLHIDDERIKLEEPVGVTIELQPKMLNFIITNASLR, encoded by the coding sequence ATGAAAAACACCAACCTTTTGCACAACCCCACAGCCGGGGACAATGATTTTTCCGAAACAGAACTAGTGAAACTGATCGAGGCGGAAGGGTTTAAATGTGATTACTCTTCTGTGAAAGAAGAGGGCTGGGATGACTTTAAGACCGAGACAGATTTTTTAATCATTGCCGGCGGAGACGGAACCGTAAGGCGTGTAGCCAAAGCGCTCATGGAACGGAAGCGCCTGGATAAACAGTATCCGATTGCGCTGCTGCCGCACGGCACCGCCAACAATATTGCAACGGCTTTGCAAATCACAGGCGAGGCGAAAGAGATCGCGAAAACGTGGCATAATGAGCACTTACAACCGTTTGACATTGGTAAAATATACGGACTGGGCGAAGACCGGTTTTTTCTCGAAGGCTTTGGTTATGGCGTATTTCCGCGTCTGATGAAAGTGATGAGCAAAATGGAAGATGAAATCGGCGATACGGTGGAACAAAAACTGAAAACTGCGCTTGCAGTGCTTTATGACATTGTATTGAATTACGAGGCGAAGGAATGCAGGATCGTGGCTGACGGCGTGGAGCATTCAGGCAGATATCTGATGGTTGAAGTCATGAACATCCGGTCCATTGGGCCTAATCTGTTTTTGGCACCCGACGCGGATCCCGGAGATGGGGAACTGGAAATAGTAATGATCCCGGAAACGCAGCGAGAGAAATTCGAAGCTTTCGTACTAAGCCAAATCAATGGTGAAGATGAGAAATACAGCTTTAACACCATTAAGGCTAAAAGCGTAGAATTGTCTTGGGGAGGTAAAGATTTACATATTGACGATGAGCGTATTAAGCTCGAAGAGCCCGTCGGGGTTACCATTGAATTACAACCAAAAATGCTAAACTTCATCATTACAAACGCCTCTTTGCGATAA
- a CDS encoding SGNH/GDSL hydrolase family protein → MKLIQILFIYITLLSGCSNNGEPGNAYNPGSTEQGAKFLGLGDSYTIGQSVTEAERWPVLLVKSLKNAGAQFRSPDIIATTGWTTKDLTFSVDNAKPASDYDLVSLMIGVNNQFQGRSIDEYRSEFRNLLTKSIALASGKADRVFVMSIPDWGSTPYGESDRANIAKEIDAFNLVAKDECDKQKVIFIDITPLSRRAASDPSLLARDNLHYSGKMHQLWVDAVLPLIKAKI, encoded by the coding sequence ATGAAACTGATTCAAATCCTATTTATATACATCACCCTGCTTTCGGGATGCAGTAATAATGGCGAGCCCGGAAATGCATACAATCCGGGCAGCACGGAGCAGGGCGCAAAGTTTCTGGGGTTGGGCGACTCCTACACAATTGGTCAAAGTGTCACGGAAGCGGAACGCTGGCCCGTGTTGTTGGTCAAAAGTTTAAAAAATGCAGGTGCCCAGTTCCGTTCGCCGGACATTATAGCCACCACCGGCTGGACGACAAAGGACCTCACTTTTTCCGTCGATAACGCTAAGCCCGCATCCGATTATGATCTGGTTTCCCTAATGATCGGCGTCAACAACCAGTTTCAGGGACGAAGCATCGACGAATATCGCAGCGAGTTTCGCAACTTGCTTACCAAAAGCATCGCGCTAGCCAGTGGCAAAGCGGATCGCGTCTTTGTCATGTCCATTCCGGACTGGGGATCAACACCTTATGGCGAGTCGGACCGTGCGAACATTGCGAAGGAAATTGATGCCTTTAACCTCGTTGCCAAAGATGAATGCGACAAGCAAAAGGTCATTTTCATTGATATAACCCCTCTTTCCAGACGAGCGGCAAGCGACCCTTCCCTGCTGGCGCGTGACAACCTGCATTATTCAGGGAAGATGCATCAGCTTTGGGTGGATGCCGTCCTTCCGCTGATTAAGGCGAAAATTTGA
- a CDS encoding helix-turn-helix domain-containing protein: protein MGKNRKHSVAFRLKVVKAYLAGDGINELSRRFKIAKSSVQKWIGHYKQGGGSSLLPQYGHNYTKEFKQQVVHAYQNQGLSLNECCFKFKIPSMSTLHVWIRQYEQFGIDGFITARGRPRSMKNKPKIIKTYGPLTRLEELENENLRLRAENDLLKKLDALIREKEAAQKKKR, encoded by the coding sequence ATGGGCAAAAACAGAAAACACAGTGTAGCTTTCAGGCTAAAGGTCGTTAAAGCCTATCTAGCCGGTGATGGTATCAATGAATTATCCAGACGCTTTAAGATTGCTAAATCCAGTGTGCAAAAATGGATTGGACATTATAAGCAAGGCGGGGGTTCAAGCCTTTTGCCGCAATACGGGCACAATTACACAAAAGAATTTAAGCAACAAGTCGTGCATGCTTATCAGAACCAGGGCTTATCTTTGAATGAGTGCTGCTTCAAATTTAAAATACCCAGCATGAGTACTTTACATGTCTGGATCAGGCAGTATGAGCAGTTTGGTATAGATGGTTTTATCACGGCCCGTGGCAGGCCCAGGTCTATGAAAAACAAACCCAAGATCATTAAAACATACGGTCCATTGACCCGATTGGAGGAGCTCGAAAACGAGAACCTGCGCCTGAGGGCAGAGAATGACTTGCTAAAAAAGCTGGATGCCTTAATCCGCGAGAAGGAAGCTGCGCAAAAGAAAAAGCGTTGA